In a genomic window of Epinephelus lanceolatus isolate andai-2023 chromosome 3, ASM4190304v1, whole genome shotgun sequence:
- the LOC117255242 gene encoding uncharacterized protein LOC117255242 isoform X2, with protein MGKDQELLQAVKTEDLLTAQRLLQRPRPGKAKLLGAAKRVNVNIQDADGLAPLHHAALSGNKELISLLLEAQAAVDIKDHKGMRPLHYAAWQGKTEPMKMLLKAGSSVNGQSDEGQIPLHLSAQHGHYDGSEMLLQHQSNPCISDSAGKTPLDLACEFGRVGVVQLLLSSNMCAAMLEPKPSDPNGVSPLHLAAKNGHIDVIRLLIQAGIDINRQSESGTALHQAALCGKTEVVRLLLDSGISAGVRNTLSQTALDIVNQFTTTQASREIKQLLRDASAAMQVRALKDYCNNYDLTSLNIKAGDIITVLEQHSDGRWKGCIHDNRTGNDRVGYFPSNMVEVIKRAGHSPSQQCHTLLLRRPNPCPIATVNGHSYPPSKVLPLHLPPPPPLHPDTQSLPRFSSFGYVPLPISPPSLSNPPLSTPPPPPPPPPPLSTSQEQQSQTGSRTAELSPQGSPTLGHQSSTTEDIWVLRKPLAGGERSGSVGSLGSVRSSSSLQSSGNTHVLTTPAPSPHPAPTPGVNTHGLNAPGLHAQAEGVKLLATVLSQSVKAKEHLLEQSQSVEQSASSSSCTVHEQRSFERKAEEDDGKQAVVAWLGEFQLQFYTTHFLTAGYDLDTISRMTPEDLTAIGVMKPGHRKKLTSEISKLPSTDWLPDHKPANLADWLSHLGLSQYYQVLVQNGYENIDFISDISLEDLQEIGITKLGHQKKLMLGVKRLKDLQRGESGSEPPQSPSTPPSSPGGSTGSEPRREVRKQREGAPSPLAKPRPGLTHSQTPPHSPTQTPTQTPPHGRTQQASPRARPRPSTQMATIDASVPLLRLPSEEEERRRTHSLIGSESDSRYATVCRSSSARTAPNDVTVNRSQSSVTLRPRRKGRPPTPPKRSCSSITGGDGEGEGQVEGLLGLPTYRERRASDCGSLGSALRSQVSAGLERSEGASGSVRSLAAMLETSIVGGAKTLPRNLGGSTNYLQVSPPVLRRQAGAGGLGSEDEDVLSRRRTISGPEGLPGDQLDLLPRQPAQQRPEPRPRSTVVSSAAEITDGTATLRRRPRPVVTDSEAPASVEANAVTMTTGSDTIRRRQRTAEHPESVTQSNNQLDSPSSQTDSSRKNGGEPQQNGGVVLRRRPVSEVSDRTEANRESCEWMEARKSLKPPVSPKPSTVTLRKTQADPPTPTRRVPIPGPDNTETAQSPEPKRVPPPVSPKPRGPPTAPKPGKAIVASAAMSPSPVATSPAAASPTPAPKPSSPLPSSVAPLPAPDTPSAPSLSPGLPLASPSPAQSPSTPSPHPVKPPRSSIAGLSIDLLGGREMEEEEERRREEEERKREREHKRNKEQQEEERKRAEEENARELEGQVEEVQQEEVQHRLEETSASLAAAVQAVEHKIKEEGAQNDSLSSKKSTVSILDDIGSMFDDLADQLDAMLD; from the exons gtTGGCACCGCTGCACCATGCTGCTCTGAGTGGTAACAAGGAGCTGATCTCTCTGCTGTTGGAGGCCCAGGCAGCTGTGGATATTAAAGACCATAAAg GGATGCGTCCTCTGCATTACGCTGCATGGCAGGGGAAGACTGAACCAATGAAAATGCTGCTGAAGGCAGGCTCGTCAGTCAACGGACAGTCAGATGAAGGACAGATCCCTCTCCACCTATCAGCTCAGCACGGGCACTATGATGGg tcgGAGATGCTGCTCCAACACCAGTCCAACCCGTGTATCTCAGACTCAGCTGGGAAAACACCCTTGGACCTTGCCTGTGAATTTGGACGTGTCGGA GTGGTCCAGCTCCTGCTCAGCAGCAACATGTGTGCAGCCATGCTGGAACCGAAACCCTCCGACCCCAACGGAGTGTCACCTCTGCATCTCGCTGCCAAGAACGGACACATTGATGTCATACG GTTGCTGATTCAGGCTGGTATAGATATCAACAGACAGTCTGAGTCTGGCACAGCACTACATCAGGCAGCCCTCTGTGGGAAGACGGAGGTAGTGCGCCTGCTGCTGGAT AGCGGTATCAGTGCAGGAGTGAGAAACACTCTGAGTCAAACCGCCCTGGACATCGTTAATCAATTCACCACCACACAGGCCAGCAGAGAGATCAAACAGCTACTGAGAG ATGCTTCAGCTGCGATGCAGGTGCGTGCACTGAAGGATTACTGCAACAACTACGACCTTACCAGCCTCAACATCAAAGCTGGAGACATTATCACG GTTTTGGAGCAGCACTCTGATGGCCGATGGAAAGGCTGTATTCATGACAACCGCACAGGAAATGACCGTGTCGGCTACTTCCCCTCCAACATGGTGGAAGTCATCAAGAGGGCAG GTCACTCCCCCTCCCAGCAGTGCCACACCCTCCTGCTCCGCAGGCCCAACCCTTGTCCCATTGCCACGGTCAACGGACACTCATACCCCCCCTCCAAAGTCCTCCCCCTGCATctgcctccccctcctccccttcacCCTGACACACAGTCCCTCCCTCGGTTCTCCTCCTTTGGGTACGTTCCTCTTCccatctctcctccttctctgtctAATCCTCCTCTgtccactcctcctcctcctcctcctcctcctcctcctctctccacttCTCAGGAGCAGCAGAGTCAGACAG GTTCGCGGACTGCAGAGCTGAGTCCTCAAGGCTCTCCGACTCTGGGACACCAGAGCAGCACCACTGAGGACATTTGGGTGCTGCGTAAACCGCTGGCAG GTGGCGAGCGCAGTGGCAGTGTGGGCAGCCTCGGCAGCGTTCGGTCATCCAGCAGCTTGCAGAGCTCTGGAAACACACATGTCCTGACCACCCCTGCACCCAGTCCACACCCAGCACCCACACCAGGCGTCAACACACACGGCCTTAACGCTCCGGGCCTGCACGCACAAGCTGAAGGGGTGAAG ctCCTGGCCACCGTGCTATCCCAGTCAGTAAAAGCCAAGGAGCATCTCTTGGAGCAGTCGCAGTCTGTTGAGCAGTCAGCGA GCTCCTCCAGTTGCACAGTTCATGAACAGCGGTCATTTGAGCGGAAGgcagaggaggatgatgggaaa CAGGCAGTAGTGGCGTGGCTGGGTGAGTTTCAGCTGCAGTTCTACACCACCCACTTCCTCACCGCGGGATATGATCTAGACACCATTAGCCGCATGACCCCTGAG GACCTGACGGCAATTGGGGTCATGAAGCCGGGACATCGAAAGAAGTTAACATCAGAGATCAGCAAGCTGCCCTCCACAGACTGGCTGCCAGACCACAAGCCT GCCAATTTGGCAGACTGGCTGTCACACCTGGGTCTTAGTCAGTACTACCAGGTCCTGGTGCAGAATGGATATGAAAACATTGACTTCATCTCTGACATCAGCCTTGAAGACCTGCAAGAGATTGGTATTACGAAACTCG GCCATCAGAAGAAGCTGATGTTGGGAGTGAAGAGACTGAAGGACCTGCAGAGAGGAGAAAGTGGCTCTGAGCCTCCTCAGAGCCCCTCTACACCTCCGTCCAGTCCAGGTGGCAGCACCGGCTCAGAGCCCCGGAGGGAAGTGCGTAAGCAGAGGGAGGGTGCCCCCAGCCCACTGGCCAAACCTCGCCCAGGtctcacacattcacagaccCCTCCCCACTCACCGACACAAACCCCAACACAAACTCCCCCACATGGCCGAACCCAGCAGGCGTCCCCCAGGGCTCGGCCGCGCCCCTCCACCCAGATGGCAACAATAGATGCATCAGTACCGCTGCTCCGTCTGCCTAGTGAGGAGGAAGAGCGACGGAGAACTCACAGTCTAATTGGCTCAGAATCAGACTCTAGATATGCCACTGTGTGCCGCAGCAGCTCTGCACGTACTGCCCctaatgatgtcactgttaaCCGCAGCCAATCGTCTGTCACCCTCCGCCCCCGTCGGAAAGGTCGGCCCCCCACACCACCTAAACGGTCCTGTTCTTCCATTACTGGGGGTGACggggagggagagggacagGTGGAGGGGCTGCTTGGGCTGCCAACCTATCGAGAGCGGCGAGCCAGTGACTGTGGCAGCCTGGGATCAGCTTTAAGATCTCAGGTCTCAGCAGGCCTGGAGAGATCAGAGGGGGCTTCTGGGAGTGTTCGCAGCCTCGCTGCTATGCTGGAAACATCCATCGTAGGTGGAGCCAAAACCCTGCCAAGGAATCTGGGAGGCAGCACCAACTACCTACAG GTGAGTCCGCCTGTACTTCGTCGGCAGGCTGGTGCAGGAGGTCTTGGATCTGAGGATGAGGATGTCTTAAGTCGCCGCAGGACCATCAGCGGACCAGAAGGCCTCCCTGGTGATCAGCTCGACTTGTTACCTCGGCAACCAGCCCAGCAACGTCCAGAGCCCCGACCCCGCTCCACTGTggtctcctcagcagcagagatCACAGACGGCACAGCGACGCTCCGAAGGAGGCCGCGTCCTGTGGTGACAGACTCTGAAGCACCCGCATCTGTGGAAGCAAATGCTGTCACCATGACAACCGGCTCTGACACTATACGCAGGAGACAACGCACAGCTGAGCATCCAGAAAGTGTCACTCAAAGCAATAACCAATTAGACTCTCCTAGCAGTCAAACAGATAGCAGCCGGAAAAACGGAGGTGAACCGCAGCAGAACGGCGGCGTGGTCCTGAGGCGGCGGCCGGTGTCTGAGGTCTCTGATAGGACGGAGGCCAACAGAGAGAGCTGTGAGTGGATGGAGGCTAGGAAGTCTCTAAAGCCGCCGGTCTCACCTAAACCATCCACAGTCACCCTGAGGAAGACACAAGCGGATCCCCCAACACCGACTCGCAGGGTCCCCATACCCGGGCCTGACAACACTGAGACGGCACAGAGTCCTG AGCCGAAGCGCGTCCCTCCTCCTGTATCCCCGAAACCGCGTGGGCCTCCGACGGCACCTAAACCAGGAAAAGCAATAGTAGCTTCAGCTGCCATGAGCCCGAGTCCTGTTGCTACCAGCCCTGCTGCAGCCAGCCCCACCCCGGCCCCCaaaccctcctctcctctcccctcctctgtcGCCCCTCTTCCTGCTCCTGACACCCCCTctgctccctccctctctccaggACTCCCTCTTGCTTCCCCTTCTCCGGCCCAGAGTCCCTCCACGCCCTCCCCACACCCTGTCAAACCTCCCCGCTCCTCCATCGCCGGCCTCTCCATCGACCTGCTGGGAGGacgagagatggaggaggaagaggagaggaggcgagaggaagaggagaggaagagagagagggagcacaaGAGGAAcaaggagcagcaggaggaggagaggaagagggctGAGGAAGAGAATGCGAGGGAGCTGGAGGGTCAAGTGGAGGAAGTacagcaggaggaggtgcagcaTCGTTTGGAGGAGACCAGTGCCTCCTTGGCTGCGGCTGTGCAGGCTGTAGAACATAAAATCAAAGAGGAAGGCGCACAAAATGA CTCTCTTTCCAGCAAGAAGTCTACAGTCTCCATCTTGGACGACATCGGCAGCATGTTTGACGACTTGGCAGACCAACTGGATGCAATGCTCGACTGA
- the LOC117255242 gene encoding uncharacterized protein LOC117255242 isoform X3, with translation MGKDQELLQAVKTEDLLTAQRLLQRPRPGKAKLLGAAKRVNVNIQDADGLAPLHHAALSGNKELISLLLEAQAAVDIKDHKGMRPLHYAAWQGKTEPMKMLLKAGSSVNGQSDEGQIPLHLSAQHGHYDGSEMLLQHQSNPCISDSAGKTPLDLACEFGRVGVVQLLLSSNMCAAMLEPKPSDPNGVSPLHLAAKNGHIDVIRLLIQAGIDINRQSESGTALHQAALCGKTEVVRLLLDSGISAGVRNTLSQTALDIVNQFTTTQASREIKQLLRDASAAMQVRALKDYCNNYDLTSLNIKAGDIITVLEQHSDGRWKGCIHDNRTGNDRVGYFPSNMVEVIKRAGHSPSQQCHTLLLRRPNPCPIATVNGHSYPPSKVLPLHLPPPPPLHPDTQSLPRFSSFGYVPLPISPPSLSNPPLSTPPPPPPPPPPLSTSQEQQSQTGSRTAELSPQGSPTLGHQSSTTEDIWVLRKPLAGGERSGSVGSLGSVRSSSSLQSSGNTHVLTTPAPSPHPAPTPGVNTHGLNAPGLHAQAEGVKLLATVLSQSVKAKEHLLEQSQSVEQSASSSSCTVHEQRSFERKAEEDDGKKQAVVAWLGEFQLQFYTTHFLTAGYDLDTISRMTPEDLTAIGVMKPGHRKKLTSEISKLPSTDWLPDHKPANLADWLSHLGLSQYYQVLVQNGYENIDFISDISLEDLQEIGITKLGHQKKLMLGVKRLKDLQRGESGSEPPQSPSTPPSSPGGSTGSEPRREVRKQREGAPSPLAKPRPGLTHSQTPPHSPTQTPTQTPPHGRTQQASPRARPRPSTQMATIDASVPLLRLPSEEEERRRTHSLIGSESDSRYATVCRSSSARTAPNDVTVNRSQSSVTLRPRRKGRPPTPPKRSCSSITGGDGEGEGQVEGLLGLPTYRERRASDCGSLGSALRSQVSAGLERSEGASGSVRSLAAMLETSIVGGAKTLPRNLGGSTNYLQAGAGGLGSEDEDVLSRRRTISGPEGLPGDQLDLLPRQPAQQRPEPRPRSTVVSSAAEITDGTATLRRRPRPVVTDSEAPASVEANAVTMTTGSDTIRRRQRTAEHPESVTQSNNQLDSPSSQTDSSRKNGGEPQQNGGVVLRRRPVSEVSDRTEANRESCEWMEARKSLKPPVSPKPSTVTLRKTQADPPTPTRRVPIPGPDNTETAQSPEPKRVPPPVSPKPRGPPTAPKPGKAIVASAAMSPSPVATSPAAASPTPAPKPSSPLPSSVAPLPAPDTPSAPSLSPGLPLASPSPAQSPSTPSPHPVKPPRSSIAGLSIDLLGGREMEEEEERRREEEERKREREHKRNKEQQEEERKRAEEENARELEGQVEEVQQEEVQHRLEETSASLAAAVQAVEHKIKEEGAQNDSLSSKKSTVSILDDIGSMFDDLADQLDAMLD, from the exons gtTGGCACCGCTGCACCATGCTGCTCTGAGTGGTAACAAGGAGCTGATCTCTCTGCTGTTGGAGGCCCAGGCAGCTGTGGATATTAAAGACCATAAAg GGATGCGTCCTCTGCATTACGCTGCATGGCAGGGGAAGACTGAACCAATGAAAATGCTGCTGAAGGCAGGCTCGTCAGTCAACGGACAGTCAGATGAAGGACAGATCCCTCTCCACCTATCAGCTCAGCACGGGCACTATGATGGg tcgGAGATGCTGCTCCAACACCAGTCCAACCCGTGTATCTCAGACTCAGCTGGGAAAACACCCTTGGACCTTGCCTGTGAATTTGGACGTGTCGGA GTGGTCCAGCTCCTGCTCAGCAGCAACATGTGTGCAGCCATGCTGGAACCGAAACCCTCCGACCCCAACGGAGTGTCACCTCTGCATCTCGCTGCCAAGAACGGACACATTGATGTCATACG GTTGCTGATTCAGGCTGGTATAGATATCAACAGACAGTCTGAGTCTGGCACAGCACTACATCAGGCAGCCCTCTGTGGGAAGACGGAGGTAGTGCGCCTGCTGCTGGAT AGCGGTATCAGTGCAGGAGTGAGAAACACTCTGAGTCAAACCGCCCTGGACATCGTTAATCAATTCACCACCACACAGGCCAGCAGAGAGATCAAACAGCTACTGAGAG ATGCTTCAGCTGCGATGCAGGTGCGTGCACTGAAGGATTACTGCAACAACTACGACCTTACCAGCCTCAACATCAAAGCTGGAGACATTATCACG GTTTTGGAGCAGCACTCTGATGGCCGATGGAAAGGCTGTATTCATGACAACCGCACAGGAAATGACCGTGTCGGCTACTTCCCCTCCAACATGGTGGAAGTCATCAAGAGGGCAG GTCACTCCCCCTCCCAGCAGTGCCACACCCTCCTGCTCCGCAGGCCCAACCCTTGTCCCATTGCCACGGTCAACGGACACTCATACCCCCCCTCCAAAGTCCTCCCCCTGCATctgcctccccctcctccccttcacCCTGACACACAGTCCCTCCCTCGGTTCTCCTCCTTTGGGTACGTTCCTCTTCccatctctcctccttctctgtctAATCCTCCTCTgtccactcctcctcctcctcctcctcctcctcctcctctctccacttCTCAGGAGCAGCAGAGTCAGACAG GTTCGCGGACTGCAGAGCTGAGTCCTCAAGGCTCTCCGACTCTGGGACACCAGAGCAGCACCACTGAGGACATTTGGGTGCTGCGTAAACCGCTGGCAG GTGGCGAGCGCAGTGGCAGTGTGGGCAGCCTCGGCAGCGTTCGGTCATCCAGCAGCTTGCAGAGCTCTGGAAACACACATGTCCTGACCACCCCTGCACCCAGTCCACACCCAGCACCCACACCAGGCGTCAACACACACGGCCTTAACGCTCCGGGCCTGCACGCACAAGCTGAAGGGGTGAAG ctCCTGGCCACCGTGCTATCCCAGTCAGTAAAAGCCAAGGAGCATCTCTTGGAGCAGTCGCAGTCTGTTGAGCAGTCAGCGA GCTCCTCCAGTTGCACAGTTCATGAACAGCGGTCATTTGAGCGGAAGgcagaggaggatgatgggaaa AAGCAGGCAGTAGTGGCGTGGCTGGGTGAGTTTCAGCTGCAGTTCTACACCACCCACTTCCTCACCGCGGGATATGATCTAGACACCATTAGCCGCATGACCCCTGAG GACCTGACGGCAATTGGGGTCATGAAGCCGGGACATCGAAAGAAGTTAACATCAGAGATCAGCAAGCTGCCCTCCACAGACTGGCTGCCAGACCACAAGCCT GCCAATTTGGCAGACTGGCTGTCACACCTGGGTCTTAGTCAGTACTACCAGGTCCTGGTGCAGAATGGATATGAAAACATTGACTTCATCTCTGACATCAGCCTTGAAGACCTGCAAGAGATTGGTATTACGAAACTCG GCCATCAGAAGAAGCTGATGTTGGGAGTGAAGAGACTGAAGGACCTGCAGAGAGGAGAAAGTGGCTCTGAGCCTCCTCAGAGCCCCTCTACACCTCCGTCCAGTCCAGGTGGCAGCACCGGCTCAGAGCCCCGGAGGGAAGTGCGTAAGCAGAGGGAGGGTGCCCCCAGCCCACTGGCCAAACCTCGCCCAGGtctcacacattcacagaccCCTCCCCACTCACCGACACAAACCCCAACACAAACTCCCCCACATGGCCGAACCCAGCAGGCGTCCCCCAGGGCTCGGCCGCGCCCCTCCACCCAGATGGCAACAATAGATGCATCAGTACCGCTGCTCCGTCTGCCTAGTGAGGAGGAAGAGCGACGGAGAACTCACAGTCTAATTGGCTCAGAATCAGACTCTAGATATGCCACTGTGTGCCGCAGCAGCTCTGCACGTACTGCCCctaatgatgtcactgttaaCCGCAGCCAATCGTCTGTCACCCTCCGCCCCCGTCGGAAAGGTCGGCCCCCCACACCACCTAAACGGTCCTGTTCTTCCATTACTGGGGGTGACggggagggagagggacagGTGGAGGGGCTGCTTGGGCTGCCAACCTATCGAGAGCGGCGAGCCAGTGACTGTGGCAGCCTGGGATCAGCTTTAAGATCTCAGGTCTCAGCAGGCCTGGAGAGATCAGAGGGGGCTTCTGGGAGTGTTCGCAGCCTCGCTGCTATGCTGGAAACATCCATCGTAGGTGGAGCCAAAACCCTGCCAAGGAATCTGGGAGGCAGCACCAACTACCTACAG GCTGGTGCAGGAGGTCTTGGATCTGAGGATGAGGATGTCTTAAGTCGCCGCAGGACCATCAGCGGACCAGAAGGCCTCCCTGGTGATCAGCTCGACTTGTTACCTCGGCAACCAGCCCAGCAACGTCCAGAGCCCCGACCCCGCTCCACTGTggtctcctcagcagcagagatCACAGACGGCACAGCGACGCTCCGAAGGAGGCCGCGTCCTGTGGTGACAGACTCTGAAGCACCCGCATCTGTGGAAGCAAATGCTGTCACCATGACAACCGGCTCTGACACTATACGCAGGAGACAACGCACAGCTGAGCATCCAGAAAGTGTCACTCAAAGCAATAACCAATTAGACTCTCCTAGCAGTCAAACAGATAGCAGCCGGAAAAACGGAGGTGAACCGCAGCAGAACGGCGGCGTGGTCCTGAGGCGGCGGCCGGTGTCTGAGGTCTCTGATAGGACGGAGGCCAACAGAGAGAGCTGTGAGTGGATGGAGGCTAGGAAGTCTCTAAAGCCGCCGGTCTCACCTAAACCATCCACAGTCACCCTGAGGAAGACACAAGCGGATCCCCCAACACCGACTCGCAGGGTCCCCATACCCGGGCCTGACAACACTGAGACGGCACAGAGTCCTG AGCCGAAGCGCGTCCCTCCTCCTGTATCCCCGAAACCGCGTGGGCCTCCGACGGCACCTAAACCAGGAAAAGCAATAGTAGCTTCAGCTGCCATGAGCCCGAGTCCTGTTGCTACCAGCCCTGCTGCAGCCAGCCCCACCCCGGCCCCCaaaccctcctctcctctcccctcctctgtcGCCCCTCTTCCTGCTCCTGACACCCCCTctgctccctccctctctccaggACTCCCTCTTGCTTCCCCTTCTCCGGCCCAGAGTCCCTCCACGCCCTCCCCACACCCTGTCAAACCTCCCCGCTCCTCCATCGCCGGCCTCTCCATCGACCTGCTGGGAGGacgagagatggaggaggaagaggagaggaggcgagaggaagaggagaggaagagagagagggagcacaaGAGGAAcaaggagcagcaggaggaggagaggaagagggctGAGGAAGAGAATGCGAGGGAGCTGGAGGGTCAAGTGGAGGAAGTacagcaggaggaggtgcagcaTCGTTTGGAGGAGACCAGTGCCTCCTTGGCTGCGGCTGTGCAGGCTGTAGAACATAAAATCAAAGAGGAAGGCGCACAAAATGA CTCTCTTTCCAGCAAGAAGTCTACAGTCTCCATCTTGGACGACATCGGCAGCATGTTTGACGACTTGGCAGACCAACTGGATGCAATGCTCGACTGA